From Falco naumanni isolate bFalNau1 chromosome 4, bFalNau1.pat, whole genome shotgun sequence:
GGCTCCTCTGTTCGCAGAACCGAAATAGCAGGACGAGCTGTGCTCAGATTTCCCCCTCCAGCTTCCTCCCTGCTGTGGATCTGGCCATGAACGGGGAAATTCAGGCTGAGCGAACATGAGAAGTGCTAGTGAGCAGAGAGATGGGGTAACAGATGCCAAATTTGCAATAACGGAACAACCCCAGCCACTTTCCCAGTTCCTGTGTCCAGCTCTCCAGGGCTGAAGAGATGCTGGTTTCCTACACGGGCTCTCACTCACGTGTTGCTCATGTGCCATCATTGTTCCTTTCCTTGCTGGTGTGTAGTGGATCTGACGTTCCCAGAGAACACCAGCCGTCCTGTCCTCGGGGCTGGCCCCAGTGCCATTGCCCTCTACagaggcaacagcagcagttttgtcCCGGGGAAGGCGCTGCCGGTGGCCAGCCTGCTGGATGCCTTTGTGTATACGAGACACGAGGAGCCGAACCCGGAGCTGCTGGAGATCCTGACCCCTGGCAGACCTGCCTACAAGGAAAAGCGGTGAGGGGCTTCTCGCTGGGAGGAGGGCTTGGCACCGGAGTTTCCCTTGCCTGCTGgggtcccccctgccccaaaccctGGTCAGGACTGGAAGGCAAGTGCCACCCCCAGACCAGGGTCTCCTCGGTGCTATCAAGCCCCAGCTTACTTTCTGCCACCTGCTCTGAGTTTGCCACTGTCCCCCTCTCTCCACTAGTCCTGTTACAGCTGCTGAAGTACTTGAGGAGGAATTTTCTTACCAAATGATTGctgttcattattttataatgttaattttttttttaattaaagtgtaGCGGTCACTATAATTTTTCCAGTACTGCTTTATAcaagaaaagttttttcttagGTTCAGGATGGAATTTCAGGCCAAAGTGAGGGTAAGGGAGGGACTTCAGTATCACTCGCCTGACCCAGGTAGAAATCCCTGCCTTGCTTCGTCCAGACCAAGGGCTGGAAGCGGGGTTACCGTTCATCCCAGGTTGAGCCACTTCCTATTAGggatttgggtttctttttgtctttgtggGTTAGGGGAACCTTTAGTAACCTTAGACTTTTGTGAGACATGAGAACTGTTTCCTTCACATTTTAGGCATGCTCTACTAACGGGAGAAAGGGGAGAGCAGAGTGGGTAAAGCACAGTGGAGCAGgtggaggagcagaggcagcaaggTGCCATGCACATGAGATGGGGTGGGGTGTGCAGAACTGGgcaataagcaaaaaaaaaaaaaaaaagtctggccACGCTCTCATCTGCAGTTTTGATGGCAAAGCACGAGATTTGACCTCTGTGTATAACTGCCAACTAAATACCTATGTCCTGGCTCCGTAGCTGGTGGGAGATTCACCCTTTCTGGATGGCCCTGTGAAAAGACCATTTGAGACTACACGGAGTCAATCGTATCAGGAAAGGGTGTAGTTTACTCCCATGACAGGGTCACCACTTACAGCATATTCCTATTCCTCCCTTTGCTCGTCTTTCTTCCACTTGTGAAACGAAATCTCCTACTCGTCCCGTAAGGAGGTGGTCCTGTTCCCTGAGGAGCTCTGAGCAGCTCCGCTCTGTGCAGCTCCTCACAGTGGGgcttcatagaatcatagaacagtttgggttggaaggaaccttcaaaggtcatctagtccaacccccaaTCGTCCTCTTCGCCTTTGAGTTGAGGGCCCTTGCTCAAGCATTTCACCCTCCGGTGCTGCCTTCCCAGTTTGTCTAGCTGCACCCCACTGCTCTTCCCAGTGGTCCCAGGGCGAGCCTGAGGGTGTCTGTACTGTCTTGTCAGTCTTCACATCAGTCAAAAAACCAGCCAGTGCTAGAAGGGAAAGGGTTGGGTGAAGGCCATGATCTTTCTCCAGATTTAGTGAGctcttgggcttttttttgaGAGAGGGAAGTACTGATGAGGCTGGGATATCTCTCCAAACCTTGTGAAGGGAGAAGACTCATAAGTGCATGGTTCTTCCCTCTGGTGCGGAAAGGTGCGACTGGTGGGTGAAGAGCACTCAGGTCCCTGGCTGACAAGTCgtgttttcctgcatttccatGTCCGTCTCTTGCAGGCACCCGCTGGGAGGTATGTCCATGAgccagtgcagctgctgctctgtgaccCGGGACTCCTTGTCCTACATCCCCAGCAGGCCCACCCCTGGCAAGTTCAATGATTGCCCCAGCAAACGCTTCAGTCAGACTCTCTCCTTCTGCCTCCATGTAGCAGGTGGGTATTAGCTATTTCTGCTCTGTAGGCAGGACCTCCTCAGGACAAGAGCATGTGCACCAGGCCAGAGATGTCCAGGAAGGCCACCCGGAGCCGTGCTGGGCTGTGAACATAACACCAAAGGGAATGCAACCAGGACATCTGGCaaatttctgcagtatttttcttcatggcAACCCATGCCAAGTTGAGCTTCTCCTGTCTTCCTTACCCCACCCAGCTGCTTGTGGTGAAGAGAAGCCTTTTCCGGCTCTCCGAGTGATaagcaggagctgagctgtACCCATCCAGAATGAGCTGGATCCCGTGACTGAGGTTGTACTGGCTGGGTAGCAGTTGGTTTTTGTTTCCTAGATTGCCAGGAGTGGCTCCTGAAGTCAGAAGACATCCTGATGGCTCTGGTCCAGGCCCTTGATGGATCCTGCAGCTGTGGAGTCTCTGCTGCCCACTTCAGAGGTGAGCTAGGCAGGAGTGGGGCAGACCGGGGGCCACCTGTGGTTAATGCCcatttgcttctgattttcagCCCTGTGTTTCCCTGTTGCACATGTCCTCCTGGCTTGGATCCCAGCTAATTTGAACTTGGTGCCGATGGCAGAAATGTTGAATGTTAGGTAGAACATGGTGCTGCTCTTCCATGTTCCACAGAGCGCTCCCATCTGCAGCTCCACCAACACACATCAGTGCTCATCTGCAGACCACCAGCTATTTTGACCTTGAGCATTTGCAGTCAGACAGGTGTGGCAACAGGGCTGACATCTTGACTATGAGTTTGTTGCCTGTTTGACCTTCTGATCCATATGAACTAAgccaagctgcagcagaaatgcaagTGGACTTACTGGtctgtgttgcttttctgaTATCCCTACTAGGTTAGCGGCGAGTGTGATGAGCACATGCAGGCACGTGAAGAGCCATGACTTTGCAGCCTGCTTTGTCAGCAGCCTTATGTTTATCTTATGTTTAGACCCCTACCAGAGAGACCATTCTGCTCACTGCTGGAGCTGCAAGGCTTCAGAAGGATGAAGTGTGCTGTGTGACTTGGTCCTGGGATGCAGAGGGCATCCAGCATTGTGTAGATGCCATGAGCTGCCCTGAGTCAGTCTGACCAGGAGGGCCATGGTGGCAGAGATGAGCTGGTGAACTCTCTGTCCCTTCCAGTAGAAAGTGGGTCTTCTGCAGcgtggggaaactgaggcagttCTCTGCTTGCCTCTGCAGAGCCAAAGGCAGTCTGCCAGGACCTGGGGCTTGTGTTCACTACGCTGCTGACTGCTAAGTCAGAGGACGAGCTAAGCAGCCTGCTGCTAGCCTTCAAGACCTTCCTAGAGACACCCAGACTTCTGAGTTTTGACAGAAGGAACATCACAGCAGAAAGCTCCTGCTCCAAGGATATTAATGTGCCAGACTTGCCTCCAGGTACCAGACATCATTCTTGCAGGTTGGGGCATACGATGTGTTCACGGGTGGACATGCGGCTCTAGCCCTCCTAGAGGGAGATGTCCCTCCCTCTGTTCCCCAGCTCAGGCAAAGATCGCTTCCAATTCCATCGCATCCAGTCACTAGAGCCCATATTGCTCATCACCTGGAATAACAGCAAGCTCTGTTGTTACAGCTGGTATTAGCCAGAGTATTGCCAGGGCTCTTCTAAGGAGTATAGAGCACACAGACGATAAAAATCTGATCCAGCACCCTCAGTCCTCTGCTGGATTTGGTCTCACCCCAACAAAATAGTGTGCAACACCGTGTTGTTTCCCTGGGGCTCTGTGCTTAAGCCTGTATTTGTGACCTTTTGGTTTCCAAGGTGTCCCATCAGAGATGCCAGAAGGGACTCGAAAGCCCTCTGTGCAAGTGGCCAAGCTACTCATCAATGAGGTGAACCCAGACAACCCAGGGGGAGGTGAGGATGCAGAGTACATTGAACTCTTCTACACTGGACGGACATGCTTTGACCTCCAGGGATACTGGTTGGTCCTCTACAATGGTAAAAACAGCCAGGCCTACCGGGTGTTGGACCTCTCTGGACACCACACAGATGAGCGGGGTTACTTCTTGGTGGGGAGCAGCACTGTGAGGCCAGCACCCATGATCAGGCTGCCCCCCAACACCATCCAGAATGGGGCGGATGCTGTGGCTCTCTACTACAGCAACAGCACCCGCTACGTGGTGAACATGGCTGTGACCGCAGAGGGGCTGGTGGATGCTGTGGTGTACACATCCCGAAAGGCAGAGAAGGCAGACCAGCTGGTCAAAGTGCTGGTACCAGGGCAGAGCATCTTGTACGAAAATGATTCTCACAGTACTGAGGACGAGTCTCTGAGCCGCTGCCACAGTTTGAGCACAAAACTCCAGAGCAGCTTCCAGGTGGGTTGATGGGAGATGGTCTGTTCTCCATCCATAGTCGCTGGGAGGGCAGCGGTCGTGTTTCAGTATGTCCTTTATTTGGGAGAGCGGGGCGTTCTGGTGAGCAGCATCTACCTGCTGCTGTCTGCCGCCACTGTCACCAGCCCTCACCAGCTGCCTGTCGCTGGCCGGGTAACAGCTCCTTGCCCTGTTCAGCATGGCTCAGAGCCAGGAGATCCCTGAAGACAGCTCACAGGCCACCAGCCCCAGAACCAGGGAGTCTGCTTTCGGGCAGCAGCCTGGACTCTCAGGTTACCCTGAGCCAGATGTGGAGCCACCTTTTCACCCCTGCTTGTTGGGTACCACATTTGGGATGTGTGGCCCAGCATGCCGCGACCCCGAAAcccagctttctgcagagctgatggGTGAAGGACGTGCCTCGACCATGGCTATGATTGATTTTTGTTAATTTGTCTGAaccattcttttttatttcaaaatgtctaGTTTCAGACAGTCCCTCCGAAGGAACACTGCAGGCTATCTATGCTTGTCCTGCACAAAGCTGGATAAGGGAGGGCTTTGCTGCTCCACTGCTGATGCCTGCTGGGATCAGGCCAGCGCAGGGCAATAAAACCAGCAGGGTGTGCTCAGGTCCAAAGCTGGGGCAATAAAACCGCTCTAGAAGCAGAAAAGgtctgcaggcagaggggcgTGCATCTGTAGTGGGAGAGACCCACAAGGAAGTGATGCTGTGGGTGGAAGCATGAGTGCAGAAGTGCCTCTGGCAGTAGGGCAAGAGAATTGTTCCTAGCCCCGAGGGTGGAAGCCAAGGCAGCCGTGGGGATGTGTGCTGGTGGGACTGAGCAGCCAGGACCATGGGTGAACAGGTGGTGGGAGTGTGGGGCAGAACCACCAAGTCCTTGTCGGGCCTCACCAGGGAGCTGTAGGAGGCACAAACAAGAAGCAAGAAGGTGAGCAGCCATCGCTCCACCTGAAGAAAGGGGAGCAGCAGCGGTGGCAGCAGCTTCTGTGTCTCCCTGCAGGTGACTGTGGTGACGCCGCTGGGGGAaaacttctgcagcagcttctcGGTGCCTGTTCCTCCTGCTGTCAGCATCAGCGAGCTGTGCCTGGCCGGCAGCTCTACCCCCTACCGCTTTGTTGAGCTGGAGGGgaagcctggcagcagcctggcagggctcagcctgGTCTTCTTCTCAGGGAAGGAGGGCAAGGCACGTGCCAGCGTCCCACTGAAGGGCACCATCGGAGCCACAGGGCTGTTTGTGTTTGCACTGGACGGAGAGCATGGGCACGGTGAGGCTGATGACACAGCTTGTGGTCTGTCTTCAAACAAATGGGCAGGTGGCTGAGCAGCTTTGAGgaaagggatggaggagggtgTGCAGCATGCGGAACAGctcttccttgcctttcctgtcctttattcctgttttttctgtatttattctgcCTGGGCTGTTTCATTGCACTCCAGCTAAGAAGGTGGTTAATGCTCCTCCGTGCCTCTGCCAAGCTCCCCGTGCAGGGCAGAGGGACTGGGAGGACTGGAAGCTCCTCCTGCTGGTGCCAAGACAAGGGGGCTTTCAGGAGAAGAAGGGTCCACCAGACTGTGGGTGGACCACCGTTCACTGATGCCATGTTCATTGATGCTCACTgagccctgcagtgctgctgcctcctcctggtCTTGAGGTGGTGTTTCCTCCGCACGTTCGTTTaccctgatttttttgtttgccttaaATTCTGGCTGGGCTCCATGAAGAGGACTCTGCATCTCAGAGGAACCTTGATCTTTTTGTAAACCTATGTTCACAGCAAGCAGGCACTTCTTTACAGCTTTACTTGGCCTCAGTCACCACCATTattttgtttcccatttctgttCTTGGAGTTCTCCTCGTTACCAGCTTGTCCTGTAAGGCTCAAGGCTCAGCCTAATACTGTCCAGATGTTCATCCCACCTATTCCCCTGGCATTTCCAGATGGGACAAACCTGACTTTCAAGGACATCTCTGCTGCTAGTGAAGCTTCCAGTGCTATTGCTGTGTACAGCACCAGCTTGATTCCTAGTGGCGTGAAGGCGACATCAGAGCACTTGGTGGATGCTTTGGTTTACATGTGtgagcccagcacagctggaggacACTTGGACTTCCTTGGACCATCTTACACTGTGCCCTGCAAGGCTGACAGGTGAGGTCACTTCTCTGGGAAAATGTCTGTGGGTTCCCTGTGCCCAGAGCCTCTGGGTGGCATGTTGCTGAgcttgctgcctcctcctgcctcctgtaCAGCTGAACGATTCACTAGCACTGCGATGGGAAGCAGACAGGAGGGTAGCACACAGCAATGGAAAATGTTTCCCCACCCTTGGCGTAGGGAATTGAACTTTGTTCCTCCACTGCTCACTTCACTTGCTTCCCCCAAGGGATATGTATGGCGCAACATGAAGGAATGCAGCCTTTACAGATAGCTGCTGTATATGCTtcctttcaaaactttttctttaaaaaaacccaaccaaacaacacaccaaacaaaaaagaatatCCCTGTGAGCAGCCAAACAGAAACCTTACTTCTCTTTCACTCCCAGGTGGAGTCAACAACACATAGGACTGAGCCTTTCTCTTGGTGGGAATACTAGCAGAGTGCCTCCTGTCCACAAGAGCACGTCTGTTAATTAAATTTGTCATCCTCAAGTCCTCTCCCCAGGTGTCCCATCTGGTGTGACAACCTGGAAGTTCTGCGTTCACAGCCTCCCCTACGAGCGTGCATGCACAGGGTGCAACCCCACGTGTGTGGTTGTCCTGGGAAACTGCGATCTCCAGGGCAGCAGTTCAGTGGGAGAGCTCACACGGGCTGGCTCCAGGCAGCCTCTGTCAGTCAAGTCCTGAATGACCGCATCCAGAAAAGCTGGTCCCTCACACCGTGACCAAGTTCCTAAGCCCTGGAAGCAAATGGTTCAGTGAAATGCAGGGGCAGGTATTGTGTAGCTTGGAAAACTCATTATACTGGAGGACAAACTTAATGTTGGGAGGCTGGGTGTAATGAGGCAGCAATGTTACTCCTGCAGATACCTGTCAGACCAATTAGGTTTGCTCTGGCCAAGCCCAGGTCGTCTCCAGGTGGTGGGGTTGGCTGGCCCCATCTCTGTGATGGCTCTGTGAAGGCTGATCTCAAGCTCCAGCTCCAACAAACCCTCCGTCAGCTGCAGCAGCGTCAGGAACTGGGGCCTTGGGGGGCTTGCGGTTGGAGGTGGGAAGAATGGTACGTGCCGTGTTGGTGAGCTCTAACCTCCTCTTCTGGGGACAGGCCCATGTCCCTGAGCCGTTGCACCAGTGGCAATGCCAGCACAGAACTGCAGTTTGCCATCTCGGACCCTACCCCTGGGCTGCAGAACAGCTGTCCCCGGGACACTTTGGCGGTGGATCTCCACCTCTGCCTCCTGACACCCAGTGAGTAGAGCTGGGTGCCCCACTGGTGCAgggtgggagggctgggatGGTGGGCTGACCTCAGCTTCACATGGCATg
This genomic window contains:
- the LOC121086673 gene encoding uncharacterized protein LOC121086673 encodes the protein MGAIWHVGLVVLVYIWFPKAAAQNLIKNPRDQRTEHTLLINEVNADSPGEDTSEFVELYHTSGQTARLDGYYLVFYNGNGNRAYKVLNLQGKVTNNQGLFLIGSSSVNPAIVIPKNTIQNGPDAIAVYYGKGNYKEGMSVTSYGLVDALVHKTKTTDRADTLVRVLTPGREAFLEDSTFRTVDESIERCHGEDSQWIFQVAMPTPGTDNHCMLTSQLNASAVVISEVLPASSSEEFEFIELQGPHSTLLRDIVLVLIDGRTKDIYFTIDIHGKTSLDGLFLIGPAQSTAPVDLTFPENTSRPVLGAGPSAIALYRGNSSSFVPGKALPVASLLDAFVYTRHEEPNPELLEILTPGRPAYKEKRHPLGGMSMSQCSCCSVTRDSLSYIPSRPTPGKFNDCPSKRFSQTLSFCLHVADCQEWLLKSEDILMALVQALDGSCSCGVSAAHFREPKAVCQDLGLVFTTLLTAKSEDELSSLLLAFKTFLETPRLLSFDRRNITAESSCSKDINVPDLPPGVPSEMPEGTRKPSVQVAKLLINEVNPDNPGGGEDAEYIELFYTGRTCFDLQGYWLVLYNGKNSQAYRVLDLSGHHTDERGYFLVGSSTVRPAPMIRLPPNTIQNGADAVALYYSNSTRYVVNMAVTAEGLVDAVVYTSRKAEKADQLVKVLVPGQSILYENDSHSTEDESLSRCHSLSTKLQSSFQVTVVTPLGENFCSSFSVPVPPAVSISELCLAGSSTPYRFVELEGKPGSSLAGLSLVFFSGKEGKARASVPLKGTIGATGLFVFALDGEHGHDGTNLTFKDISAASEASSAIAVYSTSLIPSGVKATSEHLVDALVYMCEPSTAGGHLDFLGPSYTVPCKADRPMSLSRCTSGNASTELQFAISDPTPGLQNSCPRDTLAVDLHLCLLTPNCSMWTLHHRRMLESLGRALVSSLEEKCSCGVSQLYLQELNLTCVGSLVEVWGQLWARQPEQQQSIKTWHQGFLASPHPFSVDGRVLKTSPECIAPKNAPSVSHSGASFQGWEIALFVLGSFLLIFLLVGLAFYFMKRRPPNYTNIEMNDAGEIAADF